From the Pediococcus acidilactici genome, the window TTTCGTACATAATGGTCGTACTTGTCACCCCGTCGGCGTCATAATCCCCGTAAATTAAAATTTTCTCGTTGGCTTCAATTGCCGTCATGATCCGCTCCACAGCTTTTTGCATATCGTGCAACAAAAAGGGATCGTGAACTATGCTTTGGTCCGTTGCTAAAAAGTGGTTTATTTCTTCGGCCGTCTGGTATCCCCGAGCGACCAGGATCTTTACAATGATCGGCTCTAACCGGGTCACCTTCGCCAAATCGGTAATATCCACTTCGGGCAGCGACGGAACCTGCCAATTAAATCGACTTTCTTTCATTAAATAACATACTCCAGTTATTTCCGGTTGATGATCGGGCTGTTAACCACCCAGTCACCTAAACGCGGAAAAATTTGATAAAATGCCGCTCCCAAAGCCATTACTTTAGGAACGTTTACTTCGCGAAGATTTTGCTCAATCGCTTTTCTAGTTAGCCACGCCACCCGGTCAGAACTAATCACAAAACTTTGTACACCCTTTAAATACTTACCACTTGGATCGGCAATGTTAAAAAAGTTAGTGTCCATCGGACCCGGATTAATCGTGTGCACCCGCACGTTTCGCTGCTTTAATTCCAGCCGCAAAGCATTCGAAAAACCTACCATACCAAATTTTGCAGCGGCGTAAGTAGTAGTTTTGGCAGTAGCTACTTTTCCAGCAATCGAAGCGACGTTCACGATGTCAGCGGGTTGCCCAACGTGATCCACCATTAGTGGCAGTAAAGTTCGCGTGAGCTTAATGGCCCCCGTTAAATCGGTATTCAACGTCCGGTCAATTTCGGCATGATCTTGATTTAACAACGTTTTAAAATACCCTAATCCAGCGTTATTTACCAGCAGGTCTACAGAACCTAAATGACTACGAATCCAGCGCCCGGTTGCCTTAATTTGGGTTTCCTGCGTTAAATCACAAGAAAGCGTAAATACTTGGCGGGCCCCACATTTAAAACAATCCCGTGCAGTTTGGCGCAACTTATCTGAATTACGGCCTAAAAGCACTAAGTTGTCGTAGTAAGGACAGTTTAAAATTGCAATTTGCCGGCCTAAACCGCTTCCGGCACCCGTAATTACCGCAGTTTTCATCAAAGATCATCCTCCTTTATTTGCTAGCTTCCTCAAAAAACGAGCCACCCCAGGCTCTTATGGAAGCGGTATGTCAATTTCGTCGAAGTCTTGCACTACTTTAGTGTTTGGAAAAATCGTGCAGGCATCCTTTTCTAATTGTTTAGCCAATTTACCAGTATACCGTGCCGAAATGTGCGTTAATAATAGCCGTCCGACCTGACTTTTTTGTGCAATCCGGGCCGCTTGCATATTTGTAGAATGGTAATATTTTCTTGCTAAACTACCCTCTTGTTTACCAAACGTGCTTTCATGGACCAGTACGTCCGCGTGGTAGGCTAGTTTTTCAATGTTCGCGGTTTGCCGGGTATCGCCGAGAATGGCAACCACTCGGCCCGGTTGCGGTTCACCAATAAAATCTTTTCCATCAATCACTTTTCCATCAGGTAAAGTAACTTGTTTGCCTTGCTTAATTTCACCGTAAATCGGGCCGGCCGGAATCGCCATTGCCTTTAGCTTATCTACTAAAAGTTCTCCTGGGTGATCCTTTTCACGCACCCGAAAACCATAACTCTTGATCCGGTGATCCAGTTCAGCAGCCTCGACCACGTAATTAGCGTCTTCAAAAAGTTTACCGCCCTTAGTAATTTCGATAAACCGGATGCGATAAGCCAACTTTGTTTCTGAAATCCGCAGTGCCGTCATTACAAAGTCTTTAATGCCCACCGGCCCATAAATGGTTAGTTCTGAATCGCCGCCTTGATTGGACCGGCTACTTAGAAAACCAGGTAATCCAAAGATATGGTCCCCATGTAAATGACTGATAAATATTTTGTCAATCTTTCGCGGACGAATATTGGTTTTTAAAATTTGGTGCTGGGTTGCTTCCCCGCAATCAAATAACCAAACTTCGTTGCTTTCATCTAATAATTTCAATGCCACACTCGTGACGTTTCTAAAACGACCGGGACTTCCCGCACCGGTTCCTAAAAATTCAAGTTGCATACTTTCACCTATACACTGCCTTAACATCCATTTTTTACTTAATTTAATTGTATCACTAGCATCCGTTTTTCTTTTAAGCTATTCTTATTTTAGCAGAACGGCTTAAAGAATATTGAGGAGGGTTTCACTAATGAATTTAAGTAACTTTATCAAGTCCACCGTGGAACTTCATTCTAACCTACTTCTCAAGGGCGAACGTCAACAGACCATTTTTATAATTACCAAACTGACCCTCTCAGATGACGCACGAACCATTTTGTTACTCGGAGACCGTTCCCCACAAAGTGCAGGGTTGACCCTTGGGAAATTTCGCGCCCAAACGCGATTAGCCGACCCTCAAGCCAAGCTCTGGTTGGTAAATTCAACCAATGGTTCCACCAGCCCCCTCTTCGGTTACTACCTACGCAATCAATTTTTATTTCTCAAGTGAAAAATCAGTGATTAACCCCGCACAAATGTTTTTAATAATTTGTGATGGTATTCAATCACTGATTTTTACTATTCTACAAATTCAAATACAAAGTCTAAAATTTGTACGCTATCGCCATTGCGGGCACCTAAGCGGCGTAATTCGTCGTCAATGCCCATTCCCCGCATTTGCCGGGCAAATCGCAGCAAGCTTTCGTCGTGGGTGGTATCGGTCATCTTAAAGAGCTTTTCAATTTTTGCTCCCTTAATTACCCAAACACCATCTTCATTTTCAATTTCAAAGTCTTTGTCCGCATTAAATTCGTAGGTCTTGTCGGTAGTTTCCGCCGCGTTTTCCTTAACGACCGTTGGTTGTGGCGTTGATTCTAAGACGTCCGCCGTCCGAGAAATCAACTTACTAAGTCCCTCGTGCGTAATTGAAGAGATTGGAAAGATTTCGAAATCATGATAACGCTCGTCATCACGCACTTTTTGTTCGAATTCCGCTAATTGTTCATCCGCCCCTGGCAAGTCCATCTTCGTCGGCACAATAATTTGCCGGCGTTTAATCAAATCGGGATTATATTTTTCTAACTCGGCGTTAATTTGTTCAAAGTTAGTGAAGGGATCCTCTTCGGTGAGCCCACTCATGTCTACGAGATGAAGTAACACCCGGGTGCGCTCCACGTGGCGTAAGAATTCGAAGCCGAGACCCACCCCTTGAGAAGCACCTTCAATCAAACCAGGAATATCAGCAATGACAAAGTCGCGACCGTCATCCAGTTGCACCATCCCGAGGTTCGGCACTAAGGTAGTAAAGTGGTATTCGGCAATCTTCGGCTTGGCACTAGTAACAACCGACAAGAGGGTTGATTTACCAACCGATGGGAAACCAAGAAGTCCCACGTCCGCCAAGACCTTCAATTCTAATTGCAATTCTAATTCTTCGCCTGGTTCACCATTTTCGGCAATTTCTGGTGCCGGGTTCCGTGGGTTAGCAAAATGCATGTTTCCACGTCCGCCCCGGCCACCTTTAGCCACGACTAATTCTTGACCATTTTCCGTTAGATCCCCGACTACCCGGTCAGTTGTTAGGTCCCGGACGATGGTCCCTCCTGGAACCATAATTACCAGGTCTTCGGCACTACGTCCGGTCATTTGCTTATTCATCCCGTTCTTGCCAGATTCCGCCTTAAACTTGTGTCGGTAGCGAAAATCCATCAAGGTACGCAAACCTGGATCCACTTTCAAGATAACGTCGCCACCTCGGCCACCGTCACCACCAGCTGGGCCCCCGTTGGGAACGTATTTTTCGCGCCGAAAGGCTACGATTCCGTTCCCACCGTTCCCGGCTTTAACATTTATTTTAACTTGATCTACAAACATGTTTTTCTCCTAATCTTTTTTAACTTCGCTAACCGTTAGCTATCGTTTCACCGCACTTAACGAAATTTTAATCGTTTTAGCAACCTTCGCTGAAATTCCCAGTGCCTCAATTTCTTCAATTTTGGCATCCCGTATCTTATTCAACGAGCCGAACTCCCGCAGAAGCTTGTTACGCGTCTTTGGACCCACTCCGTTAATCGAATCCAACTGGGACGATAACGAGTTTTTAGCGTGCATCTGTCGGTGGAAAGTAATCGCAAACCGGTGCACTTCGTCTTGAATTCGTTGGACCAGGTAAAATCCTTGACTTTTTGGGTCAAGTTGGACCCGCTGATCCTGATCACCAAAAATTAAATCAGCTGTCTTATGCTTGTCATTTTTTACCATCCCAGCCACCGGAATGTGTAAGCTAAGCTCATTGACTAACACGTCGCGAGCAGCGTTTAATTGTACGTCGCCGCCGTCCATTAAAATTAGGTCGGGCAACGATTGGTGTTCCTTTAATAGTCTAACATACCGACGCCGGATTACCTCCCGAGTACTGGCAGCCTCGTCCGCGTGATCGACGGTATTTAACTTAAACTTGCGATACATTTTCTTATCGGGCTTTCCGTCGGTGAAAACTACCATTGCCGAAACTAAATCCGCACCCTGAATGTGAGAATG encodes:
- a CDS encoding SDR family NAD(P)-dependent oxidoreductase, producing MKTAVITGAGSGLGRQIAILNCPYYDNLVLLGRNSDKLRQTARDCFKCGARQVFTLSCDLTQETQIKATGRWIRSHLGSVDLLVNNAGLGYFKTLLNQDHAEIDRTLNTDLTGAIKLTRTLLPLMVDHVGQPADIVNVASIAGKVATAKTTTYAAAKFGMVGFSNALRLELKQRNVRVHTINPGPMDTNFFNIADPSGKYLKGVQSFVISSDRVAWLTRKAIEQNLREVNVPKVMALGAAFYQIFPRLGDWVVNSPIINRK
- the rnz gene encoding ribonuclease Z, which produces MQLEFLGTGAGSPGRFRNVTSVALKLLDESNEVWLFDCGEATQHQILKTNIRPRKIDKIFISHLHGDHIFGLPGFLSSRSNQGGDSELTIYGPVGIKDFVMTALRISETKLAYRIRFIEITKGGKLFEDANYVVEAAELDHRIKSYGFRVREKDHPGELLVDKLKAMAIPAGPIYGEIKQGKQVTLPDGKVIDGKDFIGEPQPGRVVAILGDTRQTANIEKLAYHADVLVHESTFGKQEGSLARKYYHSTNMQAARIAQKSQVGRLLLTHISARYTGKLAKQLEKDACTIFPNTKVVQDFDEIDIPLP
- the obgE gene encoding GTPase ObgE, translated to MFVDQVKINVKAGNGGNGIVAFRREKYVPNGGPAGGDGGRGGDVILKVDPGLRTLMDFRYRHKFKAESGKNGMNKQMTGRSAEDLVIMVPGGTIVRDLTTDRVVGDLTENGQELVVAKGGRGGRGNMHFANPRNPAPEIAENGEPGEELELQLELKVLADVGLLGFPSVGKSTLLSVVTSAKPKIAEYHFTTLVPNLGMVQLDDGRDFVIADIPGLIEGASQGVGLGFEFLRHVERTRVLLHLVDMSGLTEEDPFTNFEQINAELEKYNPDLIKRRQIIVPTKMDLPGADEQLAEFEQKVRDDERYHDFEIFPISSITHEGLSKLISRTADVLESTPQPTVVKENAAETTDKTYEFNADKDFEIENEDGVWVIKGAKIEKLFKMTDTTHDESLLRFARQMRGMGIDDELRRLGARNGDSVQILDFVFEFVE